Proteins from one Impatiens glandulifera chromosome 2, dImpGla2.1, whole genome shotgun sequence genomic window:
- the LOC124926934 gene encoding ATP-dependent Clp protease proteolytic subunit 4, chloroplastic, whose protein sequence is MDLLSISAPLASNSIATCRSGIVNLRKKSLSRIQSFSIRPHLSFSTRCSIAASPKVNSGFPDSKREVNDYSDILSPYASQSPATGMRGADSDAMGLLLRERIVFLGSSIDDFVADAIISQLLLLDAQDPTKDIRLFINSTGGSLSATMAIYDVVQLVRADVSTVALGIAASTASIILGGGTKGKRFAMPNTRVMIHQPLGGASGQAIDVEIQAKEIMHSKDNLTRIVSAFTGRSYEQVQKDIDRDRYMSPIEAVEYGIIDGVIDRDTIIPLEPVPENVKASIFNYEEISKDPRKYLTPDIPDDEIY, encoded by the exons ATGGACTTACTTTCAATCTCTGCTCCGTTAGCTTCCAATTCCATCGCTACATGCCGTTCTGGAATTGTCAATCTCCGGAAGAAGTCTCTTTCAAGGATCCAATCATTCTCTATTCGTCCTCACTTATCATTTTCTACTAGATGTTCGATTGCCGCCAGTCCTAAAGTAAACAGCGGTTTTCCGGATTCAAAGCGTGAGGTAAACGATTATTCTGACATATTATCTCCTTATGCGTCTCAATCGCCGGCAACAGGGATGAGAGGAGCTGATTCCGACGCGATGGGACTGTTGCTCCGGGAGAGGATTGTGTTTCTGGGAAGCAGTATTGATGATTTTGTTGCAGATGCTATTATTAGCCAATTGTTATTGTTGGATGCTCAAGATCCGACTAAGGATATTAGACTGTTCATCAATTCGACTGGTGGATCTTTGAG TGCTACAATGGCTATCTACGATGTGGTACAGCTTGTGAGGGCAGATGTTTCGACAGTTGCTTTGGGAATTGCAGCATCAACCGCTTCGATTATACTTGGTGGTGGAACCAAAGGCAAACGCTTTGCAATGCCCAATACCCGGGTAATGATTCATCAACCTCTTGGAGGTGCAAGTGGTCAAGCAATAGATGTAGAAATTCAAGCCAAGGAAATTATGCATAGCAAGGATAATTTGACTAGAATTGTATCTGCTTTCACTGGTAGATCGTATGAGCAAGTTCAGAAAGACATTGACAGGGATCGCTACATGTCTCCAATTGAAGCAGTGGAATATGGTATAATTGATGGAGTTATTGACAGGGATACTATTATTCCTCTAGAGCCTGTTCCAGAAAATGTCAAAGCGTCCATTTTCAATTATGAGGAAATCAGTAAGGACCCGCGAAAGTACTTGACACCAGACATCCCAGATGATGAGATATATTAG
- the LOC124925570 gene encoding 6-phosphogluconate dehydrogenase, decarboxylating 1, chloroplastic: protein MESALLSRIGLAGLAVMGQNLALNIAEKGFPISVYNRTTSKVDETLDRAHREGNLPLTGHYNPRDFVLSLQRPRSVIILVKAGAPVDQTIAALSEHMESGDTIIDGGNEWYENTERRIKETADRGILYLGMGVSGGEDGARNGPSLMPGGSYQAYLNIEDIVKKVAAQVEDGPCVTYIGEGGSGNFVKMVHNGIEYGDMQLISEAYDVLKNVGGLTNSELAEIFDEWNRGELESFLVEITTDIFRVKDEQYGGELVDKILDKTGMKGTGKWTVQQAAELSIAAPTIAASLDCRYLSGLKEEREAAAEVLKGAGLKEYVGVTKTGAEKKQLIDDVRQALYASKICSYAQGMNLLRAKSFEKGWNLNLGELARIWKGGCIIRAVFLDRIKKAYQRNPNLANLVVDPEFAKEMVQREGAWRRVVKEAIGAGITTPGMCASLAYFDTYKRPRVPANLVQAQRDYFGAHTYERIDIPGAYHTEWSKLAKSNIKS, encoded by the coding sequence ATGGAATCTGCTCTACTCTCCCGCATCGGACTCGCCGGTTTAGCAGTCATGGGACAAAACCTAGCTCTCAACATTGCAGAAAAAGGTTTCCCAATCTCCGTCTACAATCGCACAACCTCCAAAGTCGACGAAACACTAGATCGAGCTCATCGCGAAGGTAATCTTCCATTAACAGGTCATTACAATCCACGCGATTTCGTTCTCTCTCTTCAACGTCCTAGATCTGTTATCATCCTCGTCAAGGCGGGCGCTCCCGTCGATCAGACAATCGCGGCTCTATCTGAACATATGGAATCGGGAGATACAATCATTGACGGAGGAAACGAGTGGTACGAGAATACTGAACGTCGTATCAAGGAGACTGCAGATCGTGGTATTCTTTACTTAGGTATGGGAGTTTCAGGTGGTGAAGATGGTGCTAGAAATGGTCCTTCTCTTATGCCTGGTGGATCATATCAAGCTTATCTTAACATTGAAGATATTGTTAAGAAAGTTGCTGCTCAAGTTGAGGATGGACCTTGTGTTACTTATATTGGTGAAGGTGGTTCTGGAAATTTCGTTAAAATGGTTCATAATGGGATTGAATACGGCGATATGCAGTTGATTTCGGAGGCGTATGATGTTCTTAAGAACGTTGGTGGTTTGACGAACTCCGAATTGGCTGAAATTTTCGATGAATGGAATAGAGGTGAGCTTGAGAGTTTCCTTGTTGAAATCACCACTGATATTTTCAGAGTTAAGGATGAACAGTATGGTGGTGAGCTTGTAGATAAGATTCTCGACAAAACAGGGATGAAGGGTACTGGAAAATGGACTGTTCAGCAAGCAGCTGAGCTTTCCATTGCTGCACCTACAATAGCAGCTTCACTTGACTGTCGTTACCTTAGCGGGTTAAAGGAAGAACGAGAAGCAGCAGCAGAGGTACTGAAAGGTGCTGGATTGAAGGAGTATGTTGGAGTTACAAAAACTGGTGCAGAGAAGAAACAGTTGATTGATGATGTGAGGCAAGCTCTGTATGCTTCAAAGATTTGCAGTTATGCACAGGGGATGAACTTGCTGAGAGCGAAAAGCTTTGAGAAAGGGTGGAATTTGAATTTGGGTGAATTGGCTAGAATTTGGAAAGGTGGGTGTATTATAAGAGCAGTGTTCTTGGACAGGATCAAGAAGGCGTATCAGCGAAACCCGAATCTTGCAAACTTGGTTGTTGATCCGGAATTCGCGAAGGAGATGGTTCAAAGGGAGGGTGCTTGGAGGAGAGTTGTTAAGGAGGCAATTGGAGCTGGGATTACTACACCTGGAATGTGTGCGAGTCTTGCTTATTTCGATACTTACAAGAGGCCTAGGGTTCCTGCTAACTTAGTTCAAGCTCAAAGAGACTATTTTGGAGCTCATACATATGAGAGGATTGATATTCCTGGAGCATATCATACCGAATGGAGTAAGCTTGCTAAATCTAATATCAAGTCTTAA